The following are from one region of the Novosphingobium aureum genome:
- a CDS encoding O-antigen ligase family protein yields MLQFGGGNDYLSAILAALVSMAAGIVALVSTRSAESWLVAARPTLATCLAMLLLLVCWHVLRVDRQFDTTAFKLEVSLRIGLISVFTTGMVLARNRRAMEVLCMCLVVMGALWVGAELVAWMVEIDRLPQASPGRSEKPMRFVGTLGNPNVMGCVLAIFLAMTLAELLALAGSRTEARFRAREWVIGAGLIVSLQIFLAGLLVSQSRMAMVSGAVAAVGLCVWRRQDIAHFPTRYRHAALVLGAVNLVPGLALWFAIGDRLVPRLARLSDDLSGRIELLEYGLHLSFQRPLFGSGPGTFRQVNEAELTSQIADHYWNLGAAHNLVIGAAIEEGWIYVALAVFACGCYMRLLIQRSRVQSFTAREGGMLAAGLVGISCAMFDIALDFYAVAALEALLLGVMAGRASQAVSHHRAGHRALRGSGY; encoded by the coding sequence ATGCTGCAGTTCGGCGGGGGAAATGACTATTTGTCCGCAATCCTGGCGGCCCTCGTGTCCATGGCGGCCGGCATCGTCGCTCTTGTGTCGACTAGGTCGGCGGAGTCTTGGCTGGTCGCCGCCCGGCCGACCCTGGCCACATGTCTGGCGATGCTGCTCCTGCTGGTTTGTTGGCATGTCTTGCGCGTCGATCGGCAGTTCGACACGACTGCGTTCAAACTCGAAGTATCCCTCCGCATCGGATTAATTTCGGTGTTCACTACGGGCATGGTCCTCGCGCGAAACCGTCGGGCGATGGAGGTCCTGTGCATGTGCCTGGTCGTGATGGGCGCGCTATGGGTGGGCGCGGAGCTCGTGGCCTGGATGGTCGAGATCGACAGGCTGCCGCAAGCTTCGCCAGGACGGTCTGAAAAGCCGATGCGTTTCGTCGGAACACTGGGCAATCCGAATGTAATGGGTTGCGTTCTGGCTATCTTCCTCGCAATGACCCTGGCCGAATTGCTTGCCTTGGCAGGCTCACGGACTGAGGCACGGTTCCGAGCGCGCGAATGGGTGATCGGGGCCGGACTCATCGTGTCCTTGCAGATATTCCTTGCCGGGCTGCTGGTGTCCCAGTCACGAATGGCCATGGTGAGCGGAGCGGTCGCGGCGGTGGGGCTGTGTGTGTGGCGGCGGCAAGACATCGCCCACTTTCCAACGAGATATCGGCACGCTGCGCTTGTGCTGGGTGCTGTGAACCTGGTGCCGGGGCTGGCGCTGTGGTTCGCTATAGGCGATCGCCTTGTTCCGCGTCTGGCACGCTTGAGCGATGACCTGTCGGGTCGCATTGAACTGCTTGAATATGGCTTGCATCTCAGCTTCCAGAGGCCGCTTTTTGGGAGCGGCCCCGGAACATTTCGGCAGGTCAACGAGGCAGAACTTACCTCGCAGATAGCCGACCACTACTGGAATCTTGGTGCTGCGCACAATCTTGTGATTGGAGCCGCGATTGAGGAGGGATGGATCTATGTGGCGCTCGCAGTGTTCGCCTGTGGTTGCTACATGCGCCTCTTGATCCAACGGTCACGGGTCCAGAGTTTTACCGCGCGTGAAGGCGGGATGCTGGCGGCCGGTCTTGTCGGCATCTCTTGCGCCATGTTCGATATTGCGCTTGATTTCTATGCGGTCGCGGCGCTGGAGGCACTGCTGCTCGGGGTAATGGCGGGACGTGCTTCGCAGGCGGTTTCACATCACCGTGCAGGTCATCGTGCCTTGCGGGGGAGTGGCTACTGA
- a CDS encoding polysaccharide biosynthesis/export family protein, whose amino-acid sequence MNLFPPAEQFRSLPKMSRVMAHKYIFLATLGLATACSEVQQYQASPGEVAPSAPSLSQRYRLAAGDKVRITVFNEPDLSGEFQVAPDQTIAFPLIGHIDASGASADELAHRITARLAQGYLNNPIVTAEVSLFRPFYVLGEVNHPGEYPYTSSLTVLQAVAAAEGFTYRANKRVVLLKRANSGHEVAVEITSDLHVFPGDTVRIKERYF is encoded by the coding sequence ATGAACCTCTTCCCGCCTGCAGAGCAGTTTCGGAGTTTACCGAAAATGTCGCGAGTAATGGCACATAAATATATATTTCTTGCAACCTTGGGACTGGCGACCGCCTGCTCTGAAGTGCAACAATACCAGGCGTCGCCGGGGGAAGTAGCACCTTCCGCCCCAAGCCTGTCCCAGCGGTATCGTCTGGCCGCAGGAGACAAGGTGCGCATCACCGTATTCAACGAACCGGACTTGTCCGGCGAATTCCAGGTCGCGCCGGACCAGACAATCGCCTTTCCCCTTATCGGCCACATTGATGCCTCCGGCGCCAGTGCGGACGAACTTGCGCACCGCATCACCGCACGACTTGCGCAAGGTTATCTCAACAACCCGATCGTGACAGCAGAAGTCAGCCTGTTCCGGCCATTCTATGTCCTGGGTGAAGTCAATCACCCAGGCGAATATCCCTACACGTCAAGCTTGACCGTCCTTCAGGCCGTGGCTGCCGCCGAAGGCTTCACCTATCGCGCGAACAAGCGCGTTGTCCTGCTCAAGCGCGCGAATTCCGGCCATGAAGTAGCTGTCGAAATAACCTCGGACCTGCACGTCTTTCCGGGAGACACCGTGCGTATCAAGGAACGCTATTTCTGA
- a CDS encoding sugar transferase, with amino-acid sequence MAMLEARTAQDVRKRALDRIPPPPRASDSRDYCQPAKSGQEPADDAAIPLGRARAFDHSEELITTGRDRPVHRTDLVFPEIGHASASPLPPTTSDTEGEALVEKRSVASGGIGIRAFDICVSTLALAAFLPVLLLVALTIWLSSPGPVLFVQQRMGRGGKAFPCLKFRSMAINAQELLEQLLATDPQARAEWARDQKLRKDPRITPVGGLLRKTSLDELPQLLNVLLGHMSIVGPRPIIAGEIERYGARYEDYCSVRPGITGLWQISGRNDVSYDTRIRLDSLYARRKSLGYDMTICLRTIPAVLGSNGSY; translated from the coding sequence ATGGCCATGCTGGAAGCACGCACTGCACAAGATGTACGCAAGCGAGCGCTTGACCGTATCCCGCCACCGCCCCGGGCAAGCGACAGCCGCGACTACTGCCAACCTGCAAAGTCCGGACAAGAACCAGCCGACGACGCCGCCATTCCACTGGGACGCGCGCGCGCCTTCGATCATAGTGAAGAATTGATCACCACCGGGCGAGACCGTCCGGTGCACCGCACCGATCTCGTTTTTCCTGAAATTGGCCATGCATCCGCATCCCCCCTGCCCCCCACAACGAGCGACACCGAAGGCGAAGCGCTGGTAGAAAAACGCTCCGTCGCTTCGGGCGGCATCGGTATTCGCGCTTTCGACATCTGCGTCTCGACCCTGGCACTGGCAGCGTTCCTTCCGGTGCTCCTGCTGGTCGCCCTGACGATCTGGCTGAGCAGCCCGGGGCCGGTGCTTTTCGTGCAGCAGCGGATGGGCCGTGGGGGCAAGGCCTTTCCCTGCCTCAAGTTTCGCTCCATGGCGATCAATGCCCAGGAGTTGCTCGAGCAATTGCTTGCAACCGACCCGCAGGCCCGCGCCGAATGGGCTCGCGACCAGAAGTTGCGCAAGGATCCGCGCATCACGCCGGTCGGCGGCCTCCTGCGCAAGACCAGCCTCGACGAACTGCCTCAGCTACTCAACGTCCTGCTTGGGCACATGAGCATCGTCGGACCGCGCCCCATCATTGCCGGGGAAATCGAACGCTACGGAGCGCGCTATGAAGACTACTGCTCTGTCCGTCCCGGCATTACCGGGTTGTGGCAGATCAGCGGCCGCAACGACGTTTCCTATGACACTCGGATACGCCTCGATTCGCTTTACGCGCGGCGCAAGTCGCTTGGCTACGACATGACGATCTGTCTGCGCACGATCCCTGCCGTACTGGGCTCGAACGGCAGCTACTGA
- a CDS encoding GumC family protein → MDFISQSQPPAGYHGQSGLPGNDNELGFRQLFDIIARNALLMVVITLGVFVVALGATFLMNPSYFAAAAVKLDPAARAVGASEIRSVAPQAEQARMDTEVQIIQSRQIAQQTIDTLGLEADAELLEEAAAETKTASSPEDRMVDAFLKRLDVQRNADDYVVRIGYASSQPAKAAQVANAVARAYVEHTVADRNRTASEQARWLSGRLETLGGEIQSDQARIAQLRARTGIAGTTAAGTVTDQQIGPLSMELAQAESEAAAADAELAAAKAQISRGDIGSITGVLNSPVIADLRRQRAEASQVEAEISTRYGAKHPEHARIERQLAQLEAALQSEANRIVAGLQSRVNSARARVASLRNSLGSIRGEQSANARASAVADTLTQQAGAKQDSYDQLASRLEQVLQDQRDLMPTATIIEEAVPPIRASSPNRMLFSALGIILGLIVSFTTIFVKEVTNTRIVSSDDLAKATMLPFIATVPALERKQLVFEGQQVPPEDYVQRKPMSAFAEAFRTLRNDIMFSDTKPRVISVVSSLPGEGKTTVAAGLARIMALSGDRVVLVDCDLRRGRLRELAQAAPSHGLVEVLSKGLSWREALIKDGLCELDILPCKTQTFIPEDVLSKPTMMALIEDLRREYDFVVLDTPPALAVADSRTVATLADASIFVARSNQTPASAAALATEQFSHDRSMVLGTVLTMATNKAKRSKHDPYYYSNAYRGYVEA, encoded by the coding sequence ATGGACTTCATCTCACAATCTCAGCCCCCGGCTGGATACCATGGCCAAAGCGGACTTCCCGGGAATGACAACGAGCTCGGCTTTCGCCAGTTGTTCGACATCATTGCCCGCAATGCCCTGCTGATGGTGGTGATCACCTTGGGCGTATTTGTCGTCGCGCTGGGGGCGACATTCCTGATGAATCCGTCGTATTTCGCTGCGGCTGCGGTGAAGCTGGATCCGGCTGCGCGCGCAGTGGGGGCCAGCGAGATTCGGTCGGTCGCCCCGCAAGCAGAACAAGCGCGCATGGATACCGAAGTGCAGATCATCCAATCACGCCAGATCGCGCAGCAGACAATCGACACTCTCGGGCTCGAGGCAGATGCCGAACTGCTCGAGGAGGCCGCAGCCGAGACAAAGACCGCGAGCTCTCCCGAAGACCGCATGGTCGATGCCTTCCTGAAGCGCCTCGATGTGCAGCGTAACGCCGACGACTACGTCGTCCGTATCGGCTATGCCTCGTCGCAGCCGGCGAAAGCGGCACAAGTCGCCAACGCCGTGGCGCGTGCCTACGTCGAGCACACCGTGGCCGATCGCAATCGCACCGCAAGCGAGCAGGCGCGCTGGCTGAGCGGACGCCTGGAGACTCTTGGCGGCGAAATTCAGTCAGACCAGGCGCGCATCGCACAACTGCGCGCAAGAACCGGAATCGCCGGAACGACAGCAGCCGGGACCGTGACAGATCAGCAGATTGGCCCCCTTTCCATGGAGTTGGCCCAGGCCGAAAGCGAAGCCGCAGCGGCCGACGCCGAACTGGCTGCGGCCAAGGCACAAATCAGCCGCGGCGACATCGGCTCGATTACCGGGGTCCTCAACTCGCCGGTGATTGCTGACCTGCGCCGCCAGCGGGCCGAGGCCAGCCAGGTGGAAGCTGAAATCAGCACCCGCTACGGCGCCAAACACCCCGAACACGCGCGCATCGAGCGCCAACTCGCCCAACTCGAAGCAGCACTCCAGTCCGAAGCCAATCGCATTGTTGCCGGCCTGCAGAGCCGGGTCAATTCGGCGCGGGCGCGTGTCGCCAGCCTGCGCAACAGTCTCGGCTCCATCCGTGGCGAACAATCGGCCAATGCACGCGCGTCCGCCGTGGCCGATACATTAACCCAGCAGGCCGGCGCCAAGCAGGATTCCTATGACCAGTTGGCCAGCCGGCTCGAGCAGGTGTTGCAGGACCAGCGCGACCTGATGCCGACGGCAACGATCATCGAGGAGGCAGTGCCCCCGATCCGCGCCTCCTCCCCCAATCGCATGCTGTTTTCGGCGCTTGGCATCATACTCGGCCTGATCGTCAGCTTCACCACGATTTTCGTAAAGGAAGTGACCAATACCCGCATCGTCTCGTCGGACGATCTCGCCAAGGCCACCATGCTGCCGTTCATTGCGACCGTCCCTGCCCTTGAACGCAAGCAACTGGTCTTCGAAGGGCAGCAGGTCCCGCCCGAGGACTACGTCCAGCGCAAGCCGATGTCCGCCTTTGCCGAGGCCTTCAGGACCTTGCGTAACGACATCATGTTCAGCGATACCAAGCCCCGGGTCATTTCCGTGGTGTCGTCGCTTCCCGGTGAGGGCAAGACCACTGTCGCTGCCGGGCTGGCGCGGATCATGGCCCTCTCGGGCGACCGCGTCGTCCTCGTCGACTGCGACCTGCGCCGCGGCCGCTTGCGCGAACTGGCCCAGGCGGCGCCGTCGCACGGTCTCGTCGAAGTCCTTTCCAAGGGCTTGTCCTGGCGCGAGGCTTTGATCAAAGACGGCCTGTGCGAACTCGATATCCTGCCTTGCAAGACTCAGACCTTCATCCCTGAGGACGTCCTCAGTAAGCCGACGATGATGGCGCTGATCGAAGACCTGCGCCGGGAATACGATTTTGTCGTGCTCGATACGCCGCCCGCCCTCGCGGTAGCGGACTCGCGCACGGTCGCCACCCTTGCCGACGCATCGATCTTTGTCGCCCGTTCGAACCAGACACCGGCAAGTGCAGCCGCCCTGGCAACCGAACAGTTCTCCCACGATCGCAGCATGGTCCTGGGCACGGTCCTGACAATGGCCACCAACAAGGCCAAGCGCTCCAAGCATGATCCCTATTATTACAGCAATGCCTACCGCGGCTATGTGGAGGCCTGA
- a CDS encoding ANTAR domain-containing response regulator: protein MRIAIVDESAARASIIQEGLAALDDCELFVVTERRGLLARMAQIDPDIVLMDLGNPSRDVLEEYFAVSRALARPIAMFVDESDDDAIIASVEAGVSSYVVDGLAPGRIRPILDLAITRFNAFSRLQRDLAEAKGKLVERETIDKAKRILMQSKGLPEPKAYAELRRAAMNQGKRIIEVAEAIVTANELLGAA from the coding sequence ATGCGAATAGCCATTGTCGACGAGAGCGCGGCTAGGGCCTCGATCATCCAGGAAGGGCTTGCCGCGCTCGACGACTGCGAGCTCTTCGTGGTGACCGAGCGGCGCGGGCTGCTTGCGCGCATGGCGCAGATTGATCCGGACATCGTGCTCATGGACCTCGGCAACCCCTCGCGCGACGTGCTCGAGGAGTATTTTGCCGTGAGCCGCGCTCTGGCCCGTCCGATTGCGATGTTCGTCGACGAATCGGACGACGATGCGATCATCGCGTCAGTCGAGGCAGGGGTGTCGTCCTATGTCGTCGACGGGCTCGCGCCGGGACGAATACGTCCCATACTTGATCTTGCGATCACCCGCTTCAATGCCTTCTCGCGGCTCCAGCGCGATCTTGCCGAGGCCAAGGGCAAGCTCGTCGAGCGCGAGACGATCGACAAGGCAAAGCGGATATTGATGCAGAGCAAGGGGCTGCCCGAGCCCAAGGCCTATGCGGAACTGCGCCGGGCCGCGATGAACCAGGGCAAGCGGATCATCGAAGTGGCCGAGGCGATCGTGACCGCGAACGAGCTGCTCGGTGCCGCGTGA
- a CDS encoding glycosyltransferase, which produces MNLLMAMGLLLVSLFLHPYVTYPLTLRFLERRNNARSCTIQSAPASGSGRTQHETKPLRLSLMFCAYNEESSLPTKIANLRAIKQVDPDIEILAYCDLSSDATLQLLHEARDILILIAASERTGKAIGMRQLVAKASGDICIFTDANVILAPETIPNIRKYFADVSIGGLAGSLHYINENASPTALAGGLYWRLEEAIKRSESALGSSMGADGSIFATRRALYPAVPGHLLDDMIVSMAVPLAGQRLVFAPDVVAYERNTTLRADEYHRKRRIACRAFNTHCYLWPDITRSFSKLELYKYVSHKILRWFGFPLLAAGLACLGAGLALEGYWSVLTCLALALIAGLLLGILRAKPFNLFLEILIAIFATFRGLLDALLGKTYQTWTPANSRN; this is translated from the coding sequence ATGAATCTCTTGATGGCAATGGGCCTGCTCCTCGTGAGCTTGTTTCTTCATCCCTACGTGACTTATCCGCTGACGCTACGGTTCCTCGAACGGCGCAACAATGCGCGGTCCTGCACGATCCAGTCCGCTCCCGCATCGGGCTCAGGGCGCACTCAGCACGAAACGAAGCCGCTACGGCTCAGCCTGATGTTCTGCGCCTACAACGAAGAGTCCTCGCTTCCGACGAAGATCGCGAACTTGCGGGCGATCAAGCAGGTTGATCCGGATATCGAGATATTGGCCTACTGCGACCTGTCGAGCGATGCCACCCTGCAGCTCCTGCATGAGGCTCGCGACATTCTGATCCTCATCGCCGCCAGCGAGCGTACCGGGAAGGCGATAGGGATGCGGCAACTGGTGGCGAAGGCCAGCGGCGACATTTGCATATTCACCGATGCCAACGTCATCCTTGCTCCCGAGACTATCCCCAATATACGCAAGTATTTTGCCGATGTGTCTATCGGCGGACTGGCTGGCTCGCTCCATTACATCAACGAAAACGCCAGCCCGACCGCTCTCGCCGGCGGCCTCTACTGGCGACTTGAAGAAGCGATCAAACGCAGCGAATCCGCTCTGGGGTCGAGCATGGGCGCCGACGGTTCGATCTTCGCGACCCGTCGTGCACTCTACCCCGCGGTGCCCGGCCATCTGCTTGACGACATGATCGTATCCATGGCGGTTCCACTTGCCGGGCAGCGGCTCGTATTCGCACCCGACGTCGTCGCCTACGAACGCAACACCACACTTCGCGCCGATGAATACCACCGCAAGCGCCGCATCGCCTGCCGAGCTTTCAATACGCATTGCTACCTCTGGCCCGATATCACCCGCAGCTTCTCGAAACTGGAGCTGTACAAATACGTCTCACACAAGATCCTGCGCTGGTTCGGATTTCCTCTGCTCGCTGCGGGCCTGGCCTGCCTCGGCGCGGGCCTGGCGCTAGAAGGATACTGGTCCGTACTGACTTGCCTGGCGCTGGCTCTCATCGCCGGACTGTTGCTCGGCATCCTGCGGGCAAAACCGTTCAATCTCTTCCTCGAAATCCTGATCGCAATCTTCGCGACGTTTCGCGGTCTGCTCGATGCGCTCCTCGGCAAGACGTACCAAACATGGACCCCGGCTAACTCACGAAACTAA
- a CDS encoding glycosyltransferase, translating to MTWELPMTLGLSLGLATFVLLAMHPFVTYPLSLRILAGLRHAQEDKCQAAPIDLTRELRPKVAICLCAFNEAAVIVDKLESLLLVAETYGPASIHVYSDGSDDKTALLLEQFRDRVDIVISNERLGKTHGMKVLLERSTSDLVMFTDANVTMDNDALLKLARPFADPHCGCSTAKLRYVNRDEGATALAGAIYWSIEEFVKGIESACGFIMGVDGASFLIRRSLYHAPPDDLIDDLYVTLRVLIDGKRVMRADGLVVEERGSTNAKEEYQRKVRIACQAIRVHRALWPQLRQLPGLLVYAYISHRWMKWMLPYFALGAASCLLALFALFTTPAIAAAGAASVAILLVAGAFLSIPGLSMISSSLIALAGVARGVALAYASDRAFTTWMPANSVRAASDAQPRNRSGRSDQSVNS from the coding sequence ATGACATGGGAGCTTCCGATGACACTTGGCTTGTCGCTGGGCCTTGCTACCTTCGTCCTACTGGCGATGCATCCCTTCGTGACATATCCGCTCTCCCTGCGGATCCTCGCCGGTTTACGGCACGCGCAGGAGGATAAATGCCAAGCCGCGCCGATCGACCTTACCCGGGAGCTTCGGCCGAAAGTCGCGATCTGCCTATGCGCCTTCAACGAAGCAGCGGTAATTGTCGACAAGCTCGAAAGCCTGCTGCTCGTGGCCGAAACCTACGGCCCGGCCTCGATCCACGTCTATTCGGACGGCAGTGACGACAAGACCGCACTCCTGCTCGAACAGTTCCGTGATCGTGTCGACATCGTCATTTCCAACGAGCGCTTGGGCAAAACGCATGGCATGAAGGTATTGCTCGAACGCAGCACAAGCGATCTCGTCATGTTCACCGATGCCAACGTGACCATGGACAACGATGCTCTATTGAAGCTCGCGCGTCCCTTCGCCGACCCCCATTGCGGCTGCAGCACTGCAAAGCTGCGCTACGTCAACCGTGACGAGGGTGCGACGGCGCTGGCCGGGGCGATCTACTGGTCGATCGAGGAATTCGTCAAAGGCATAGAGAGCGCATGCGGCTTTATCATGGGGGTCGATGGCGCCAGCTTCCTCATCAGGCGTTCGCTCTACCACGCACCGCCTGACGACTTGATCGACGATCTTTACGTGACCTTGCGTGTCCTGATCGATGGCAAGCGTGTCATGCGCGCAGACGGGCTCGTGGTCGAGGAACGCGGATCGACCAACGCCAAAGAAGAATATCAGCGCAAGGTCAGGATTGCGTGCCAGGCCATCCGGGTGCACCGGGCGTTGTGGCCGCAATTGCGGCAATTGCCCGGGCTCTTGGTCTATGCCTATATCTCGCACCGCTGGATGAAATGGATGCTACCCTACTTCGCCCTCGGCGCCGCATCCTGCCTCCTCGCCCTTTTTGCCCTCTTCACAACCCCGGCAATTGCAGCTGCAGGCGCCGCCAGTGTGGCCATCCTGCTCGTGGCTGGTGCGTTCTTATCCATTCCCGGGCTTTCAATGATTTCGAGCTCACTGATCGCCCTGGCAGGCGTCGCGCGCGGGGTAGCGTTGGCCTATGCGTCAGACCGCGCTTTTACGACCTGGATGCCAGCTAACAGCGTACGCGCCGCAAGCGATGCCCAGCCTCGCAACCGCAGCGGGCGGTCCGACCAAAGCGTCAATAGCTGA
- a CDS encoding outer membrane beta-barrel protein translates to MACLVVGSLPVPAFAQNTFGPFLDSAIPMDNDRGRQVSVLDRPRPEYEPDGIPLAGFTLLPSVQAGIGASNNVFGAGSGAGSGAGIGKTGDAYFTLAPAVRLRSNWSRHALTLQGGGSLRRFTENPVRDETGLDAALDARLDLAREFTIDLTAGAERAYQSQYASDAPSANLSPLRYSALRGLVRGAYATAPIRLTAAFDINRIDFRDVTNLDGDTTDQDYRDRTLARGSVRIEYAFTPEFSAFGEASVSRIDHDEDLVADRPNRDGTDLHLLAGTSFDLAGIARAHVGLGMVQRTFRAKDSYAKMQGLGYDLRAEFFPSGLTTLTIGAKRTIREAATVGASGFFTQSLLGRVDHELMRHVLLFAQAQYQRSNFKGLNRRDTTFAGQAGALYLVNRTIRVTGALTYSDRASSGSQPGPAFDELRGVIAVTAAF, encoded by the coding sequence ATGGCCTGCCTCGTCGTCGGCTCCCTGCCCGTACCGGCCTTTGCACAAAATACCTTCGGCCCGTTTCTCGACAGTGCGATCCCAATGGACAACGATCGTGGTCGCCAGGTCAGTGTCCTCGATCGCCCTCGCCCGGAATACGAACCCGACGGCATTCCGCTGGCTGGCTTCACCTTGCTACCATCGGTCCAGGCCGGGATCGGGGCGAGCAACAATGTGTTCGGCGCCGGGTCAGGGGCAGGCTCCGGCGCAGGCATTGGCAAGACCGGCGATGCTTATTTCACACTGGCCCCCGCGGTTAGACTGCGCAGCAACTGGTCGCGCCACGCACTTACTCTGCAAGGAGGCGGATCACTGCGCCGCTTCACCGAAAATCCGGTGCGCGACGAGACCGGCCTCGACGCCGCCTTGGATGCAAGGCTCGACCTTGCCCGGGAATTCACCATCGACCTTACCGCCGGGGCCGAACGTGCATACCAATCGCAATATGCCAGCGATGCCCCCAGCGCCAATCTCTCGCCCTTGCGCTATTCGGCACTGCGCGGCCTTGTGCGCGGCGCCTACGCCACCGCGCCAATCAGACTGACCGCAGCCTTCGACATCAACCGAATCGATTTCCGCGATGTTACCAATCTCGATGGCGATACGACCGACCAGGACTATCGGGATCGCACGCTCGCGCGGGGCAGTGTCCGTATCGAATATGCCTTCACCCCGGAATTTTCCGCCTTCGGTGAAGCCAGTGTGTCGCGGATCGACCACGACGAGGATCTGGTGGCTGACAGGCCCAATCGCGATGGCACCGACCTGCACCTGCTCGCCGGGACCAGCTTCGACCTCGCTGGGATTGCCCGCGCCCACGTCGGGCTGGGCATGGTGCAACGCACGTTCCGCGCCAAGGACAGCTACGCCAAGATGCAAGGCCTGGGCTACGACCTGCGCGCAGAGTTCTTTCCATCCGGCCTCACCACGCTGACGATTGGCGCGAAACGAACTATTCGCGAGGCTGCTACCGTTGGCGCGAGCGGATTCTTCACACAGAGCCTGCTCGGCCGCGTCGATCATGAATTGATGCGCCACGTGCTCCTGTTTGCTCAAGCCCAGTACCAGCGCAGCAACTTCAAGGGACTGAACCGGCGCGACACAACCTTCGCCGGCCAGGCAGGCGCGCTCTACCTCGTCAACCGCACAATACGTGTCACCGGAGCCCTGACCTACAGCGACAGGGCAAGCTCCGGCTCTCAGCCCGGCCCCGCCTTTGACGAATTGCGAGGGGTGATTGCCGTCACCGCTGCATTCTGA